A genome region from Vallitalea okinawensis includes the following:
- a CDS encoding response regulator transcription factor, whose protein sequence is MKLMIVDDEKLLRNGFKHMTDWASKGVHIISEAINGQDALNKIEVEMPDVVLTDINMPIMNGIELTKRIKESYPHIIVIVLSGHDDYQYVRESMKYGASDYLLKASVDADEIFQLLDNVTHNSLNEFYDQSHSNTVDIIDFDKSIILVFLELQQYDKLAAYISNIIQKNSDIPLLYLRDFIRDLYFFMQFQMDQLGLLYKDIKEQKMRYSLSIQSIERKEDAIKWVNAFTRELSNHSSSIHHPINMRVKHIKELIESQYDVPELSLAYIADKLYLNKNYLCDLFKAETGSTINQYIANIRIQKAKEFMRNTNMNLNQISTKVGYPDYNYFSRVFRKKMGIPPSKYHQIYL, encoded by the coding sequence ATGAAATTAATGATTGTTGATGATGAAAAACTACTAAGAAATGGATTTAAGCATATGACTGATTGGGCTTCGAAGGGAGTTCATATCATATCAGAAGCTATCAATGGACAAGACGCATTAAATAAAATTGAAGTCGAAATGCCCGATGTTGTTTTAACCGATATCAACATGCCTATAATGAATGGCATTGAGTTGACTAAACGTATCAAAGAGTCCTATCCTCATATTATTGTTATCGTTCTAAGTGGACATGATGATTATCAGTATGTCAGAGAGAGTATGAAATATGGAGCAAGCGATTATCTCCTTAAGGCTTCCGTTGATGCTGATGAGATTTTTCAGTTATTAGATAACGTCACTCATAATAGTTTGAATGAATTTTATGATCAATCACACTCTAATACTGTTGATATTATTGATTTCGATAAATCTATAATTCTAGTTTTTCTTGAACTACAACAATACGATAAACTTGCAGCCTATATCAGTAATATCATACAGAAGAACAGTGATATTCCACTTCTCTATTTAAGGGATTTTATAAGAGATCTATACTTCTTTATGCAATTTCAAATGGATCAGTTAGGGTTACTCTATAAGGATATTAAAGAGCAGAAGATGCGTTATAGTCTAAGCATACAATCCATTGAAAGAAAAGAGGATGCCATTAAATGGGTAAATGCATTCACAAGGGAATTATCTAACCATAGTTCCTCAATTCATCATCCGATAAACATGCGAGTTAAGCATATTAAAGAATTAATTGAGTCTCAGTATGATGTTCCTGAATTATCTTTAGCCTATATTGCAGATAAGCTTTATTTAAATAAAAATTATCTCTGTGATTTATTTAAGGCTGAGACTGGTTCAACCATCAACCAATATATTGCTAACATACGCATTCAAAAAGCTAAAGAATTCATGCGCAACACCAATATGAATCTGAACCAAATTTCTACTAAGGTGGGCTATCCTGATTATAACTATTTTAGCCGAGTCTTTCGAAAAAAAATGGGAATACCGCCTAGTAAGTATCATCAGATATACTTATAA
- a CDS encoding tripartite tricarboxylate transporter TctB family protein, producing MRVRYNKDLLGATIFLVISVAIWLLIPYQIVIKTDDLINSQSFPRLVVGLMGLCSLYLLLKEIIKIALKKEQNMGEIILKEEVKRLLMIGLVVLFWVLLHWVPFVVSAMIFGSLTLILFGSRKWSYYGIVNGLIVGVTLVFQYALHVNLP from the coding sequence ATGAGGGTGAGATATAATAAGGATTTATTGGGTGCAACTATTTTTTTGGTCATCTCAGTGGCTATATGGCTGTTAATTCCCTATCAAATAGTTATTAAAACAGACGATTTAATCAATTCCCAGTCCTTTCCTAGGTTAGTAGTAGGTCTTATGGGACTTTGTAGCTTGTACTTATTATTGAAGGAGATAATAAAAATTGCACTGAAAAAAGAGCAAAATATGGGTGAAATTATATTGAAAGAAGAAGTAAAGAGATTACTTATGATAGGATTAGTGGTCTTATTTTGGGTATTGTTACATTGGGTACCATTCGTAGTATCTGCAATGATATTTGGATCGTTGACACTCATCTTATTTGGCTCAAGAAAGTGGTCGTATTATGGGATCGTTAATGGCTTGATTGTAGGAGTAACATTAGTATTCCAATATGCTTTACATGTAAATTTACCATAG
- a CDS encoding response regulator transcription factor, protein MYKLIVVDDELIIREGIVNTIPWGKWGFEVVGQGQNGIEAIELIEKYKPDVILTDIKMPTMDGIELMNIISEKYNDLEIVILSGYSEVEYYRKAIKCHVVDYLLKPTCYEDFEKVSMKIKARLDKKNQRIKENKELKKQLLESLPYMRQIFLKQICNGLYSDQLIIKEKMKFYDIHLVSERLAVIALSFDNYSILNINYSEEQNYLLKQSLMYLANQLVQEFGNGSFYIENQMIIGIYNFKTDDCFKQVIAFIEKLQSVVYELKSITLSAGVSEECSNIVQLKYFYNQAVEALKQRIYLGNESITCYKDIMDVEDMEYLEYRFNSDKIIDFIFYNGQDNIDVILDEVFNNLKNKLMKRYDYIDKLWYELYYAIARYAVRFNLDMDDIIHNRKNNITEISSIENLDLKRKWILDILSKCRQHVDQRRDNHQSKLIMEAKKYVDENYSDNGMSLSMVADKFNKNHAYLSKLFKKETGENFTDYIIKLRVNKSKELLKDITIKTYEVANQVGYADTSHFIKVFKKYTGMSTSQYRERHM, encoded by the coding sequence ATGTATAAATTAATCGTTGTTGATGATGAATTAATCATAAGGGAAGGGATTGTTAATACCATTCCTTGGGGGAAGTGGGGATTTGAAGTAGTTGGACAAGGTCAAAATGGCATAGAAGCTATAGAGTTAATCGAAAAATACAAACCCGATGTGATCTTAACAGATATAAAAATGCCTACTATGGATGGAATAGAACTAATGAATATTATTTCAGAAAAGTACAATGATTTAGAAATTGTCATTTTGAGTGGTTATAGTGAAGTTGAATATTATAGAAAAGCAATTAAATGCCATGTTGTAGACTATTTATTGAAGCCGACTTGTTACGAGGATTTTGAAAAAGTCTCAATGAAAATAAAGGCAAGGCTTGATAAAAAGAATCAAAGGATTAAAGAAAATAAAGAATTAAAAAAACAACTACTTGAGAGTTTACCTTATATGCGCCAAATTTTCTTGAAACAGATTTGCAATGGATTATATAGTGACCAACTAATTATTAAAGAAAAAATGAAATTTTATGATATTCACCTTGTGAGTGAACGATTAGCGGTTATAGCATTGAGCTTTGATAACTACAGTATATTAAATATAAATTATTCAGAAGAGCAAAATTACCTGCTTAAACAATCCCTAATGTATTTAGCCAATCAGTTAGTACAAGAATTTGGTAATGGTAGTTTTTATATAGAAAATCAAATGATTATAGGTATTTACAACTTTAAAACTGATGATTGTTTTAAACAGGTTATTGCATTCATTGAAAAATTACAGTCTGTTGTATATGAACTAAAAAGTATTACTTTATCAGCAGGGGTAAGTGAAGAGTGTTCTAACATTGTCCAATTAAAATATTTTTATAATCAGGCAGTTGAAGCATTAAAGCAAAGGATTTATTTAGGCAATGAGAGTATTACATGTTATAAGGATATAATGGATGTGGAAGATATGGAATACCTTGAGTATAGATTTAACAGTGATAAAATCATCGATTTCATTTTTTATAATGGTCAAGACAATATAGATGTAATTTTGGATGAAGTATTTAATAATCTAAAGAATAAACTTATGAAAAGATATGATTACATCGACAAATTATGGTATGAACTCTACTATGCTATTGCCAGATATGCAGTACGCTTTAATTTAGATATGGATGATATCATTCATAATAGAAAAAATAATATTACAGAAATTAGTAGTATTGAAAACCTTGATTTAAAAAGAAAGTGGATTTTAGATATATTATCAAAATGTAGACAACATGTTGATCAAAGAAGAGATAATCATCAATCAAAGTTGATTATGGAGGCAAAAAAATATGTGGATGAGAATTATTCTGATAATGGAATGTCACTAAGCATGGTGGCTGATAAGTTCAATAAAAACCATGCTTATCTAAGTAAGCTGTTTAAAAAAGAAACTGGAGAAAATTTCACTGATTATATAATAAAACTTCGAGTAAATAAGTCAAAGGAATTATTAAAAGATATCACAATTAAGACCTATGAAGTAGCCAATCAAGTGGGGTATGCAGATACATCTCACTTTATAAAGGTCTTTAAAAAGTATACAGGAATGAGTACATCACAATATAGGGAGAGACATATGTGA
- a CDS encoding tripartite tricarboxylate transporter substrate binding protein, whose translation MLKKIITAVLLVTMVLSIFSGCAQKDTAQKTEGAKETIETKEAKASKEEWPTEAVTIICPWAVGGLADQVNRAMSQYGKEQLGQELLADNILGSGGAVALTEFLQEKPNSHKLIFGGEGSFAIAPLTADVQYKFEDFIPVINIYSSTFILSANPSTGIDSFETFEAYVKDNVVKVATNGSTSSEALQIAGLVTEMGGTFKIVSYDGANEALNAAVSGEVDFAVTHGSLAKEFVKSGDINPVVAFDNKKLVDEVYNLDCVEDYGYDTWMTNVCAVFMRAGTEQAAVDKMYQALSNILDNPAFLETAANIGLNIDPMTGQEVKDYIDSCMEKAEKYSAYVK comes from the coding sequence ATGTTAAAGAAAATTATTACAGCTGTATTATTAGTAACGATGGTGTTATCGATATTTAGCGGGTGTGCACAAAAAGATACAGCTCAAAAAACGGAAGGTGCTAAAGAAACAATAGAAACTAAAGAAGCCAAGGCATCTAAAGAAGAGTGGCCAACAGAAGCCGTTACAATCATTTGTCCATGGGCTGTAGGGGGCTTAGCAGACCAAGTAAATCGTGCTATGTCACAATATGGTAAGGAACAGTTAGGGCAAGAGTTATTAGCTGACAACATTTTAGGCTCTGGTGGAGCAGTGGCATTAACAGAGTTTTTACAGGAAAAGCCAAATAGTCATAAGTTGATTTTTGGTGGGGAGGGGAGTTTTGCAATTGCACCTTTGACTGCAGATGTCCAATATAAATTTGAAGATTTTATTCCTGTTATTAATATCTATTCTTCAACATTTATCTTATCAGCTAATCCTTCTACAGGTATTGATAGTTTTGAAACATTTGAAGCTTATGTAAAAGATAATGTAGTGAAAGTTGCAACTAATGGTTCAACTTCTTCAGAAGCGCTTCAAATAGCAGGTTTAGTAACAGAAATGGGTGGGACTTTCAAAATTGTTTCATACGATGGTGCCAACGAAGCATTAAATGCTGCCGTTTCTGGCGAAGTAGATTTTGCAGTTACTCATGGTTCACTGGCAAAAGAATTTGTTAAATCCGGTGATATTAATCCAGTCGTTGCTTTTGACAATAAGAAGTTAGTGGACGAAGTATATAATCTTGATTGTGTTGAAGATTATGGCTACGATACATGGATGACAAATGTCTGCGCAGTATTTATGAGAGCAGGGACAGAACAAGCAGCTGTAGATAAGATGTATCAGGCCTTATCAAATATTCTTGATAATCCAGCCTTCTTAGAAACAGCGGCGAATATTGGGTTAAATATTGACCCGATGACAGGTCAAGAAGTAAAGGATTATATTGATTCATGCATGGAAAAAGCTGAGAAATATTCAGCTTATGTAAAATAG
- a CDS encoding ABC transporter substrate-binding protein, protein MKKLVLFLFIFMLLLMELLLFNTSSSNQLTSEQPSKDKELIIWIQESFPGSETYFNELCSKFTKFYPHINISFEIIKGSDLRAYKYMTDQLISGTSPDILLLSVANYNSFTTEDRLIDLSDYISSDDSLLPSVVNNGLYQGSPYGIAYFLDPEILIYNTNHFEDDAFTIPSSFSTSDDLLKYMSSLNADYIKQEQSYYAFSIPSLISEGQFLRSLQDPVNTDKIDESILNSLQMLYITQKAAPYNVDKSFSHPFFHNEVTFSLEPLSLVYEQINLNYNMNDSIGVFPIDLEQLVFSYSQSHYISIFSETDQLDDAKNLLDLFLSETEILNRYRFYNVPVISYELKEVFIEDPSYNNQYVWDYLEAAFHYPIDPMANSINTSFDHDYNSELYINSSSIRGDAQ, encoded by the coding sequence ATGAAGAAACTTGTACTATTCTTATTTATTTTTATGCTATTATTGATGGAACTTCTATTATTCAACACCTCTAGTTCCAACCAATTAACTTCAGAACAACCCTCTAAAGATAAAGAGCTTATCATTTGGATCCAGGAATCCTTTCCTGGTTCAGAGACCTATTTTAATGAGCTGTGTTCTAAATTTACAAAATTTTATCCACATATCAATATATCTTTCGAAATTATTAAAGGCTCGGACCTTCGTGCGTATAAGTATATGACTGACCAATTAATCAGTGGTACCTCTCCTGACATTCTTCTATTGTCTGTTGCCAATTATAATAGCTTTACAACTGAAGATCGACTTATTGATTTAAGTGATTATATCTCATCCGATGATTCTCTACTTCCATCAGTCGTTAATAATGGGCTATATCAAGGAAGTCCATATGGGATAGCCTACTTTTTAGATCCAGAAATATTGATTTATAATACTAATCATTTTGAAGATGATGCCTTTACAATACCTTCATCATTTTCAACATCAGATGATTTGCTAAAATATATGTCTTCCTTGAATGCAGATTATATAAAGCAAGAGCAAAGTTATTATGCTTTTTCCATACCTAGTCTCATCTCAGAAGGTCAATTTTTACGTTCGTTACAAGACCCCGTCAACACTGACAAAATTGACGAAAGTATTCTTAATAGTTTACAAATGTTATACATCACTCAAAAAGCAGCACCATACAATGTTGACAAATCATTTAGCCACCCCTTTTTCCATAATGAAGTAACTTTTAGCCTTGAGCCTTTATCTCTTGTCTATGAACAGATTAATTTAAACTATAATATGAATGATTCCATAGGTGTTTTCCCCATCGACTTGGAGCAATTAGTATTTTCTTATTCACAGAGTCACTATATTTCCATCTTCTCAGAAACGGATCAATTGGATGATGCTAAAAATCTATTAGATTTATTTTTATCAGAGACAGAAATTTTAAATCGATACAGATTCTATAATGTTCCTGTGATTAGTTATGAACTTAAGGAAGTATTTATTGAAGATCCTTCTTATAATAACCAATATGTATGGGACTATCTCGAAGCTGCATTCCATTATCCGATAGATCCAATGGCAAATTCAATTAATACCTCTTTTGATCATGATTATAACTCTGAATTGTATATTAATTCAAGTTCAATACGAGGAGATGCCCAATGA
- a CDS encoding tripartite tricarboxylate transporter permease, with amino-acid sequence MIENLISGFKEFFTIGSFVFMNIGLLLGVVFGSIPGLTVMLCIVLFLPFTYSMSAVHSFMFLLGIYCAGSYGGSISAILIKTPGTPHATATMMDGYPLSQKGQSKKALDIALYASTFGGIFSALVLLFLAPQVAKAAMKIGSPEYFLICVFGLTIIAGVSGKSLLKGMIAGCLGLFVSMIGVDAISSGTMRFAFGNVYLYGGINLVIALIGLFALVEIFQSITRKSPVVSEVKMSSDNRNGNKGKFLNRKKKYRLKRKSVETDEENLSLTECKNIVRPAFISSLIGVIIGIIPGTGASMASFLSYDTARKMSKKPELFGHGSKEGIAAAESANNAVTGATLIPLLTLGIPGDGAVAVMLGALMINGLTPGPNLFNDHGTAIYAIMIGLIFVNIFMFLQGKYLTKLFAKVVLIPKEILTPIIVVFCFAGAYSIKDSLFEVGVALVFGIIAYIMSKVDYPTIPVLLGLVLGALTEKNFRRTMVISDGSWSIFTSRPISIAFIILILIVIVMLMKSNMSAGKMKSGKMKSEPIKEGMIHEEA; translated from the coding sequence ATGATAGAGAATTTGATATCAGGGTTTAAAGAATTTTTTACTATTGGAAGTTTCGTATTCATGAATATCGGTTTACTTCTAGGTGTGGTGTTTGGTTCTATACCTGGATTAACAGTGATGCTTTGTATAGTATTGTTTTTACCTTTTACCTATTCCATGAGTGCTGTCCATTCCTTTATGTTCCTTCTTGGAATATACTGTGCTGGTAGTTATGGTGGATCTATTTCAGCTATATTAATTAAGACACCAGGGACACCTCATGCCACAGCAACGATGATGGATGGTTATCCTTTGTCTCAGAAGGGGCAATCCAAGAAAGCTCTTGACATAGCTTTATATGCGTCTACTTTTGGGGGGATTTTCAGTGCCCTTGTGCTACTGTTTCTTGCTCCGCAAGTGGCGAAAGCGGCTATGAAAATTGGCTCACCTGAATATTTCTTAATTTGTGTATTTGGTTTGACTATTATCGCAGGAGTCAGTGGGAAAAGTCTTCTAAAAGGGATGATTGCAGGATGTCTAGGTCTCTTTGTATCCATGATCGGTGTGGATGCTATCAGTAGTGGAACAATGAGATTCGCTTTTGGGAATGTTTATCTTTATGGAGGCATTAACTTAGTTATTGCTCTTATAGGATTATTTGCACTGGTAGAAATTTTTCAGAGTATTACAAGAAAAAGTCCAGTAGTCTCTGAAGTGAAAATGAGTTCTGATAACAGAAATGGGAATAAAGGTAAATTTTTAAACAGAAAAAAAAAATATAGACTGAAAAGAAAGTCTGTAGAGACAGATGAAGAGAACTTATCACTAACTGAATGCAAGAATATTGTAAGACCTGCTTTTATATCAAGTTTGATAGGTGTTATTATTGGTATCATTCCTGGTACAGGAGCATCCATGGCATCCTTTTTAAGTTATGACACAGCTAGGAAAATGTCTAAGAAACCGGAGTTATTTGGTCATGGCTCCAAGGAAGGTATTGCTGCAGCTGAATCTGCGAATAATGCAGTAACTGGAGCTACATTAATTCCACTACTTACTCTTGGGATTCCAGGGGACGGGGCAGTAGCCGTTATGTTAGGTGCGTTGATGATCAATGGATTGACGCCTGGTCCTAACTTATTCAATGATCATGGTACAGCTATTTATGCTATTATGATAGGTCTTATATTTGTAAATATATTTATGTTTTTGCAAGGAAAATATCTGACCAAACTATTTGCCAAGGTTGTACTTATCCCAAAGGAAATTTTGACGCCGATCATCGTGGTTTTTTGTTTTGCAGGAGCCTATTCCATCAAGGATTCCTTATTTGAAGTTGGAGTAGCGTTGGTGTTCGGTATTATAGCTTACATCATGAGTAAGGTAGATTATCCCACTATACCGGTATTACTAGGTCTTGTTCTAGGTGCACTCACTGAAAAGAATTTTAGAAGAACCATGGTGATTTCAGATGGTAGTTGGTCGATATTTACATCTAGACCAATTTCAATTGCCTTCATTATACTGATACTCATTGTTATTGTTATGTTAATGAAATCCAATATGAGTGCAGGAAAGATGAAATCAGGAAAGATGAAATCAGAACCAATTAAGGAGGGTATGATACATGAAGAAGCCTAA
- a CDS encoding sensor histidine kinase, translated as MKYNFFFHKPSILSQLIVIITLTILAPLIFLGLTTYNSYTQNMENTVISTNFDTLNQADQNISNILGDISSIINHYDNNMELEIFLNQNYDNKLEKLRVTQKFEDHMNIFLATTNQIYVDVILVGKNNEIYSTSTDPHNASVSNIYRTYWYETTSKNNHVINWFKFDRSYFTRNENRHMIVATKNLLNRTTQESYGIIIIEIYEKFFYDRYKEVVNEGEVFMIQDSQGNIITTSDRSVQLAYNSQYRTIKIESSNLIYNYLYKDEEYLYLGYNSSISDWRFIKLISTDKINRTISVLRLRFIMIFLGCAFFLAIGIIIIVIDINKPIKQLTKRIRNNFLHPVSHPSNYEDTSFINAFTSYEVLIAEVDETVNQLIRTHNDKLNAELYALKMQINPHFLYNTLNSIKSLVWTNKTEFIEPTITSLVKLLRQTLQNPRDYITLAEEIELLKHYIYIQNIRTDNCIQTEFHIGVDDLTLNVPSLILQPIVENAIFHGIEPLGKIGTINISSYRQKQDLIIEVFDNGIGIQEEKLGTLLLTMNKKSHHGLNGIGLANIHQRLLLNYGKGYGVQVNSKVNIGTSVTIRLRI; from the coding sequence ATGAAATATAATTTTTTTTTTCATAAACCTAGTATTTTGTCTCAACTTATCGTCATCATTACATTAACTATTCTAGCACCACTAATTTTCCTTGGTTTAACCACTTATAACTCCTATACTCAAAACATGGAAAATACAGTTATATCTACTAATTTTGACACACTTAATCAAGCTGATCAAAATATTTCTAATATACTTGGTGATATTTCTTCTATCATCAATCACTATGATAATAATATGGAGCTAGAAATCTTTCTTAATCAAAACTATGATAATAAACTAGAAAAGCTAAGAGTTACACAGAAGTTTGAAGATCATATGAATATTTTTCTTGCAACAACCAATCAAATATACGTTGATGTCATACTAGTAGGGAAGAACAATGAAATTTATAGCACCAGTACTGATCCACACAATGCATCTGTTAGTAATATCTATCGCACTTATTGGTATGAAACAACTAGTAAAAACAACCATGTCATCAATTGGTTTAAATTCGATCGTAGTTATTTTACGAGGAATGAAAACCGTCATATGATTGTAGCAACAAAAAATTTGCTAAATCGTACAACTCAGGAAAGCTATGGCATAATCATTATTGAAATCTATGAGAAGTTTTTCTATGATCGGTACAAGGAGGTTGTTAATGAAGGAGAAGTCTTCATGATACAAGACTCACAAGGAAATATCATCACCACTAGTGATAGATCAGTACAGTTGGCATATAATTCCCAATATAGAACCATTAAAATTGAATCTTCCAATCTTATTTACAATTACCTCTATAAGGATGAAGAATACCTATATCTTGGATATAATTCATCCATATCTGATTGGCGATTCATTAAACTAATATCTACGGACAAGATTAATCGTACAATTAGTGTATTACGCCTTCGATTTATTATGATTTTTTTGGGTTGTGCGTTTTTTCTAGCCATAGGTATCATTATTATTGTTATTGATATTAATAAACCAATCAAACAACTTACAAAGCGAATAAGAAATAACTTCCTACATCCAGTATCTCATCCTTCAAACTATGAAGATACATCATTTATAAATGCTTTTACAAGTTACGAAGTCTTAATAGCTGAGGTAGATGAAACAGTTAATCAACTGATACGTACTCATAATGATAAGCTGAATGCTGAACTTTATGCACTAAAGATGCAGATTAATCCACATTTTCTCTACAATACGTTGAATTCAATCAAATCCTTAGTTTGGACAAATAAGACTGAGTTCATTGAGCCTACCATCACTTCCTTGGTGAAGTTACTCAGGCAAACCTTACAGAACCCACGTGACTATATTACATTAGCTGAGGAGATAGAATTGCTGAAACACTACATTTACATCCAGAATATAAGGACCGACAACTGTATTCAAACAGAGTTTCATATAGGAGTTGATGATCTAACCTTGAATGTTCCTTCGCTAATTCTTCAACCAATTGTAGAAAATGCAATTTTTCACGGCATCGAACCACTTGGTAAAATAGGCACTATCAATATCTCTTCCTATCGACAGAAACAGGATCTAATAATCGAAGTATTTGATAACGGTATAGGAATACAAGAAGAAAAACTAGGAACGTTACTACTTACTATGAACAAAAAGTCCCATCATGGCTTAAACGGTATAGGACTTGCTAATATTCATCAAAGACTACTCCTCAATTATGGAAAAGGCTATGGTGTACAGGTTAATAGTAAAGTAAATATAGGAACTTCCGTTACCATTCGTTTGAGAATATAA
- a CDS encoding sulfatase-like hydrolase/transferase, translated as MKKPNIIFYFSDQQRWDTIGVYGQKLNITPNLDRLAKHGVIYDEAYTPQPVCGPCRAIFQTGKYATQIGCYRNNIALPLDSKTLANYLEEGGYETAYIGKWHLASDGELESKPEIDYTITAIPPERRGGYTGFWRASDVLEFTSHGYDGYVFDEHMNKCEFKGYRVDCITDYALEFIDQYAKAKPFFMTISHIEPHHQNDRNRYEGPDGSKERFKDYELPGDLKALIGNAKEEYPDYLGCCKSLDDNLGRLVQKLKDKGIYDNTIIVYASDHGSHFKTRNLDSHLNGYDDYKRSCHSGCLHVPLIISGPGFNHGKRIKELVSTASLPKTFLTMAGIDVGDGMIGEDLHTLIEGNYKERDNVIFSQISESRVGRCVRTEEYLYSVYAPNKHGGIYQDSDSYRGEFLYDIKNDPYELTNLIDNPKYNKVKEEMKDILIKEMRKAGEKKPIIMN; from the coding sequence ATGAAGAAGCCTAATATTATCTTTTATTTTTCAGATCAACAGCGATGGGATACCATTGGAGTCTATGGTCAGAAATTAAATATAACTCCAAATCTTGATCGATTAGCAAAACATGGAGTTATCTATGATGAGGCATATACACCACAACCAGTATGTGGACCTTGTCGAGCTATTTTTCAGACTGGTAAATATGCGACGCAGATTGGCTGTTATAGGAATAATATTGCATTGCCGCTTGATAGTAAGACATTGGCTAACTATTTAGAAGAAGGTGGTTATGAAACAGCTTATATCGGTAAGTGGCATCTGGCAAGTGATGGTGAGCTAGAATCTAAACCAGAGATTGATTATACGATAACAGCTATACCTCCAGAGCGACGAGGCGGTTATACAGGGTTTTGGAGGGCTTCTGATGTCCTTGAGTTTACATCCCATGGATATGATGGATATGTATTTGATGAGCATATGAATAAATGTGAGTTCAAAGGTTATAGAGTTGACTGCATAACCGATTATGCCCTGGAATTTATAGATCAATATGCCAAGGCGAAGCCATTTTTTATGACTATTTCTCATATTGAACCTCACCATCAAAATGATCGAAATCGTTATGAAGGTCCAGATGGTTCAAAAGAGAGGTTTAAGGACTATGAGTTGCCAGGGGATTTAAAAGCTCTGATTGGTAATGCGAAGGAAGAATACCCAGATTATTTAGGATGTTGTAAAAGTCTTGATGATAATCTCGGACGCTTAGTGCAAAAATTAAAGGATAAAGGAATTTATGACAATACGATTATTGTCTACGCATCCGACCATGGTTCTCATTTTAAAACGAGGAATCTTGATAGCCATTTGAATGGGTATGATGATTATAAGCGCTCATGTCATTCAGGATGTTTACATGTACCATTGATTATTTCGGGTCCAGGTTTTAATCATGGAAAGAGAATAAAGGAACTAGTTAGTACAGCATCGTTACCAAAAACTTTTCTTACTATGGCAGGTATAGATGTTGGTGATGGGATGATAGGAGAGGATTTACATACTCTAATTGAAGGTAATTATAAAGAACGTGATAACGTGATCTTTTCTCAAATTAGTGAAAGTCGTGTTGGTAGATGTGTTCGGACAGAAGAATATCTCTATAGTGTTTATGCACCTAATAAACATGGAGGAATCTATCAAGACAGTGATAGTTATAGAGGTGAATTTTTGTATGACATTAAAAATGACCCCTATGAACTAACTAACTTAATTGATAATCCTAAATATAATAAGGTAAAGGAAGAAATGAAGGATATACTTATAAAGGAGATGAGGAAAGCGGGAGAAAAGAAGCCAATAATAATGAATTAA